A stretch of DNA from Senegalia massiliensis:
TTAAGCCAATAGAAATCATGATTTAAAAATATCTCATTTGTAGAATCAAAATTTATCTTTATTTTTTTTGCTTTTATTTTTTCATTTAATGATTCTACACCTACTTTTATAGTATTATTTACATTTAGTTTTTCTTTATCAAATTTTATAGCTTGTACGTCAAGTCTTGCAAGTTTAAGTAAACTTTTTACTAACCATTCTATACGTTCTAACTGTTTTTTATTATTTTCCAAAAATATTAATTGCTTTTCTCTTGGAAGTTCTTTTTCTGTAAGTATGTCATTATATACTATCATTGAAGAAAGTGGAGTCTTCAATTGATGAGATATATCAGATAATAAATCTACTAAAAAGTTTTTCTCTTTATCCAATTTTTCTAAATTCCCCTTTATAATTCCTACCATAGAATTAAATGATGATATGAGCTTTGGAAAATCACCTTCTTTATCTTTTTCTTCAAACAGCTTAAATTCTCCTTTTACTATATCTTTTGCTCTATTAGATATTTTTCTAATCTTTCTATAAAAATATCTATGTTCTATAAAATTAAGTATAAATAATACTAATAAAAGTAATATAAAAATCAATATAAACAACATATTATTCGTCATATAAGTTTCATTAATATTAGGGAAAAGTGAGTTTTCTAAGTCTTCGCTTAAACCATATTCCTTTAGAATAACCCCTGCCCTTTTACTTTGTTTTATATCCTCTTCTCCTGTTATACTAGGTATTATATCTTTTGCAAGCTCAGGATCACTGTCATTAACTATCATAAGTACATTTCCAAAGCTATCAATATAATCTCTTTTTAAATTTTTATAGTGTATATTTAAAATTGAAAATGATATAAGTGTAAATAAAACTATGACAGTTAAAAGTATTATAAAACTATTTTTCATTCTAGAATTTATCAAGTAACTATCCATATCTCTACTCCTTTATAACTTCTTTTTCCCAAATATAACCTAGCCCTCTTTTTGTAATTATATATTCAGGGTTTTTATGGTCATCTTCTATTTTTTCTCTAAGTCTTTTTATATACACAGATAATGTGTTTTCATCAAAGAAAGCTTCTTCATTTTCTGTTAGATAAGATAAAATTTCTTCTCTCTTTGATGATTTTTGGGGATGATTAATGAAAAATAATAATAATTTATATTCAAGTGCTGTAAGTTTAATTTCATTACTTTTCTTTTCTACTTTTACCTTAGATATATTTATTGTTAAATCACCTGATTTATATATGTCTATATCATCTTTTTTAGTTCTGCGAAGTATGGCTCTGATGCGAGAAGTCAATTCTCCTACTCTAAAAGGTTTTGTAATATAATCATCTCCTCCAATATCAAGTCCTAGAACTATATTTACCTCTTCATCAAGTGCTGTTAAAAATATTATAGGTACATCACTTTCACTTCTTATATATTTACACAAATCATATCCACTTCCATCTGGTAAATTAATATCTAAAAGTATTAAATCTATTTTTTCTTCTTCATATATTTTCTTACTTTCTTTTATAGTACTTGTATTAAACACTTCATATCCATTTTCTTTTAAGCTAAATTCTATTCCCATAGCAAGTGCTTTATCATCTTCTACTAAAAGTATACTTATCATCTTATCACCTCTTTATTACTTTATATTATAACAAAAAGAGATGATAAATATCATCTCTTTAATAGTCACCTTTTATTGTTTCAATTAAATTATCACGCTTTATTTTAGATAATGGATATTGTACAGAAAGAAATCCTATTAATACAATGGCAATTGTTGCTATACCTATAGTATTCCATGGTATATTCCAAAATTGCATTTCCCTTACACTTCCCATTCCTCTATACATGACAAATGAAAGAATCGAGCCTATTATAGAACCATATATTAAACCCATTACTCCATATAATATTCCTTCTAAAACCACCATTTTTTTAA
This window harbors:
- a CDS encoding sensor histidine kinase; this translates as MDSYLINSRMKNSFIILLTVIVLFTLISFSILNIHYKNLKRDYIDSFGNVLMIVNDSDPELAKDIIPSITGEEDIKQSKRAGVILKEYGLSEDLENSLFPNINETYMTNNMLFILIFILLLLVLFILNFIEHRYFYRKIRKISNRAKDIVKGEFKLFEEKDKEGDFPKLISSFNSMVGIIKGNLEKLDKEKNFLVDLLSDISHQLKTPLSSMIVYNDILTEKELPREKQLIFLENNKKQLERIEWLVKSLLKLARLDVQAIKFDKEKLNVNNTIKVGVESLNEKIKAKKIKINFDSTNEIFLNHDFYWLKEAIINLIVNAIDHSEIGSDINIFTFENPIYRRIEIQDYGEGIDKKDLPHIFKRFYKSTVSQNSDSVGIGLALSKSIIESHNGIIEAESIKGEFTRFIITFLKY
- a CDS encoding response regulator transcription factor, with protein sequence MISILLVEDDKALAMGIEFSLKENGYEVFNTSTIKESKKIYEEEKIDLILLDINLPDGSGYDLCKYIRSESDVPIIFLTALDEEVNIVLGLDIGGDDYITKPFRVGELTSRIRAILRRTKKDDIDIYKSGDLTINISKVKVEKKSNEIKLTALEYKLLLFFINHPQKSSKREEILSYLTENEEAFFDENTLSVYIKRLREKIEDDHKNPEYIITKRGLGYIWEKEVIKE